In Myxococcus virescens, a single genomic region encodes these proteins:
- a CDS encoding sulfate adenylyltransferase subunit 1 codes for MDTGLQQLLDQHASRELLRLVVVGSVDDGKSTLIGRLLYECDGLFEDQISAVRKASAKRTAAAVSVPSEVLVQGLKAAAGADEEELDFSLFTDGLRAEREQGITIDVAYRYLSTARRKVIVADTPGHIQYTRNMATGASTADAAVILVDARLGVLPQTRRHAYIASLLGIPYLAVAVNKMDLTDFDRGTFERIGAELVDFAHALGFEGVRLFPVSASRGDNITRPSARTPWHEGGTLLAWLESLPHQRRQDDAPFRFPVQYVLRPHQDYRGLAGQIASGTVRVGDEIQVHPSGRRTRVASIDTFDGPLEEAASPASVTLRLADEVDASRGDVLAHVDQPPLSLHQLDAMLVWFGEQPLDCSRRYLVKQASRTAPAHIERVLWRKELADLSEQPAESLSLNDIGRVRVVCRRPLLTDPYRDNRRTGAFIVIDALTHDTVAAGMVLGPVEESTKGDVASSLVTQPERRGRLGQPGAIVLLPTTPDAGSRAFQLERRLFDLGWHVTTTPGDVEVALALAAAGLVALVHTDAPQTHRALRAEARDAGAAWLELEATEDLEQHLDRIISLREAAR; via the coding sequence ATGGACACCGGCTTGCAGCAACTGCTCGACCAGCATGCCTCCCGGGAGCTGCTCCGGCTCGTCGTGGTCGGCTCCGTGGATGACGGGAAGTCCACCCTCATCGGCAGGCTCCTCTACGAGTGCGACGGGCTCTTCGAGGACCAGATTTCCGCCGTGCGGAAGGCCAGCGCGAAGCGGACCGCCGCCGCCGTGTCCGTGCCCTCCGAGGTGCTGGTCCAGGGCCTGAAGGCCGCGGCCGGCGCGGACGAAGAGGAACTGGACTTCTCCCTCTTCACCGACGGCCTGCGCGCCGAGCGTGAGCAGGGCATCACCATCGACGTTGCCTACCGCTACCTCAGCACCGCGCGGCGCAAGGTCATCGTCGCGGACACGCCGGGCCACATCCAGTACACGCGCAACATGGCCACCGGCGCCTCCACCGCGGACGCGGCGGTCATCCTGGTGGACGCGCGACTGGGCGTGCTGCCGCAGACGCGCCGCCACGCGTACATCGCCTCGCTGCTGGGCATCCCCTACCTGGCCGTGGCGGTGAACAAGATGGACCTCACGGACTTCGACCGCGGCACCTTCGAGCGCATCGGCGCCGAGCTGGTGGACTTCGCCCACGCGCTCGGCTTCGAGGGCGTGCGGCTCTTCCCCGTCAGCGCCAGTCGCGGGGACAACATCACCCGGCCCAGCGCCCGCACGCCCTGGCATGAAGGCGGCACCCTGCTCGCGTGGCTGGAGTCCCTGCCCCACCAGCGCCGGCAGGACGACGCGCCCTTCCGCTTCCCCGTGCAGTACGTGCTCCGGCCCCACCAGGACTACCGAGGGCTGGCGGGACAGATTGCCTCCGGCACCGTCCGCGTCGGGGATGAAATCCAGGTCCATCCCTCCGGGCGGCGCACGCGCGTGGCGAGCATCGACACCTTCGACGGACCGCTGGAGGAGGCCGCGTCCCCCGCGTCCGTCACGCTGCGACTCGCGGACGAAGTGGACGCCAGCCGAGGCGACGTGCTGGCCCACGTGGACCAGCCGCCGCTGTCGCTCCACCAGCTCGACGCGATGCTCGTGTGGTTCGGAGAACAGCCGCTGGACTGCTCGCGCCGCTACCTGGTGAAGCAGGCCTCGCGGACCGCGCCCGCGCACATCGAGCGGGTGCTGTGGCGCAAGGAACTGGCGGACCTGTCCGAGCAGCCCGCCGAGTCCCTGTCGCTCAACGACATCGGCCGGGTGCGGGTGGTGTGCCGTCGGCCGCTGCTGACCGACCCGTACCGTGACAACCGCCGCACGGGCGCCTTCATCGTCATCGACGCGCTCACGCACGACACGGTGGCCGCGGGCATGGTCCTGGGGCCCGTGGAGGAGTCGACGAAGGGCGACGTGGCCTCCTCGCTCGTCACGCAGCCCGAGCGGCGGGGACGGCTGGGGCAGCCCGGCGCCATCGTCCTGCTCCCCACCACGCCGGACGCGGGCTCACGCGCATTCCAGTTGGAGCGCCGGCTGTTCGACCTGGGCTGGCACGTCACCACCACCCCCGGTGATGTGGAGGTCGCGCTGGCGCTCGCGGCGGCGGGATTGGTGGCCCTGGTCCACACCGACGCGCCCCAGACACACCGGGCCCTGCGCGCGGAGGCCCGCGATGCCGGCGCCGCGTGGCTGGAGTTGGAAGCCACTGAAGACCTGGAGCAACACCTCGACCGGATCATCTCCCTCCGGGAGGCCGCACGATGA
- a CDS encoding assimilatory sulfite reductase (NADPH) flavoprotein subunit, whose protein sequence is MSASPATHAPPFINALLGENKSALLLKLVEEMDASALHWLSGYTAGLAVRAPQATVVPVAPVPVAAPAGHFTIIYGTQTGNSRLLAERLKHQVESAGLATRLFRASDYPVRELAKEKLLCVVISTQGDGDPPDDARGFCEFILGKRAPRMEGLRYAVLGLGDSSYPRFCEVGRRLDARFAELGASQLLARADCDVDFEPVAKGWLDQAYTLAREALAPQATVTAPVVPLREPHATPTFTKEAPYTAEVLLNQRITARGALKDVRHLELALAGSGLEYAPGDALGVWPHNPPELVASFLSELRLDGEAAVTREGRTLPLARWLSDELEITRLNRPFLERHARLSGSAALREVLEPGRAEAFRALLAGHQVIDVLRAYKATWDATELVQSLRRLTPRLYSIASSPKRVGEEAHLTVAVVDYTALDLRHFGAASYHLATRTAGTDTVRVFIEPNERFRLPEDGDKDVLMIGPGTGVAPFRAFVQERAETGAKGRNWLFFGEQHFRTQFLYQTEWQEALKKQTLHRLSLAFSRDRAQKVYVQHRLRESGRDVYEWLEGGAHLYVCGDAQRMAPDVHEALVDIVSTHGGKSREDAHAWLESLREQRRYLRDVY, encoded by the coding sequence ATGAGCGCATCCCCTGCCACCCACGCGCCCCCGTTCATCAACGCGCTGCTGGGTGAGAACAAGAGTGCCCTGCTGCTCAAGCTCGTGGAGGAGATGGACGCCTCCGCCCTGCACTGGCTGAGCGGCTACACGGCGGGACTGGCCGTCCGCGCCCCCCAGGCCACCGTCGTCCCCGTGGCGCCCGTACCCGTGGCGGCCCCCGCCGGTCACTTCACCATCATCTACGGGACGCAGACGGGGAACAGCCGCCTCCTGGCCGAGCGCCTCAAGCACCAGGTGGAGTCCGCCGGGCTCGCCACGCGGCTGTTCCGGGCCAGCGACTATCCGGTGCGGGAGCTGGCCAAGGAGAAGCTGCTCTGCGTGGTCATCAGCACCCAGGGAGATGGCGACCCGCCGGACGACGCACGCGGATTCTGTGAGTTCATCCTCGGCAAGCGCGCGCCTCGCATGGAGGGGCTGCGCTACGCCGTGCTGGGGCTGGGAGACTCCAGCTACCCGCGCTTCTGCGAGGTGGGCCGGCGGCTCGACGCCCGCTTCGCGGAGCTGGGCGCCAGCCAGTTGTTGGCGCGTGCCGATTGCGACGTGGACTTCGAGCCCGTGGCCAAGGGTTGGCTCGACCAGGCCTACACCCTGGCGCGCGAAGCACTGGCTCCGCAGGCGACGGTGACGGCCCCTGTCGTGCCGCTGCGGGAGCCGCACGCCACGCCCACATTCACCAAGGAAGCGCCCTACACGGCGGAGGTGCTGCTCAATCAGCGCATCACCGCACGCGGCGCGCTCAAGGACGTGCGACACCTGGAGCTGGCGCTCGCGGGCTCCGGGCTGGAATACGCCCCCGGCGACGCGCTGGGCGTGTGGCCCCACAATCCGCCGGAGCTGGTGGCGTCCTTCCTGTCCGAGCTGCGCCTCGACGGAGAAGCGGCGGTCACCCGAGAGGGCCGCACGCTCCCGCTGGCGCGTTGGCTGAGTGACGAGCTGGAAATCACCAGGCTCAACCGCCCCTTCCTGGAGCGGCACGCCAGGCTGTCCGGCAGCGCGGCGCTGCGCGAAGTGCTCGAACCGGGCCGCGCCGAGGCCTTCCGCGCGCTGCTGGCGGGGCATCAAGTCATCGACGTACTCCGCGCCTACAAGGCCACCTGGGACGCCACGGAGCTGGTCCAGTCCCTGCGCCGGCTGACGCCCCGGTTGTACTCGATTGCCTCCAGCCCCAAGCGCGTGGGTGAAGAGGCGCACCTCACGGTGGCGGTGGTGGACTACACGGCGCTCGACCTGCGGCACTTCGGCGCGGCGTCGTACCACCTGGCCACGCGCACGGCCGGCACCGACACGGTCCGCGTCTTCATCGAGCCGAACGAACGCTTCCGGCTGCCGGAGGACGGCGACAAGGACGTGCTGATGATTGGCCCTGGCACCGGCGTGGCGCCCTTCCGGGCCTTCGTCCAGGAGCGCGCGGAGACCGGTGCGAAGGGCCGCAACTGGCTCTTCTTCGGTGAGCAGCACTTCCGCACCCAGTTCCTCTACCAGACGGAGTGGCAGGAGGCCCTGAAGAAGCAGACGCTGCACCGGCTGTCACTCGCCTTCTCGCGGGACCGCGCACAGAAGGTCTACGTGCAGCACCGGCTGCGTGAGTCCGGACGTGACGTCTACGAATGGCTCGAAGGCGGCGCCCACCTCTACGTGTGCGGCGACGCCCAGCGCATGGCCCCGGATGTCCACGAGGCACTGGTGGACATCGTCTCCACCCATGGCGGCAAGAGCCGCGAGGACGCGCACGCCTGGCTCGAATCCCTGCGCGAGCAGCGGCGCTACCTGCGCGACGTCTACTGA
- the cysI gene encoding assimilatory sulfite reductase (NADPH) hemoprotein subunit, which yields MSHQPKPLSEVEHIKTQSRLLRGSLAESLEDPVTGGLATPDTNLIKFHGSYQQDDRDVREERRQQKLEPDYSFMLRTRLPGGVCTPAQWLVMDALAREHANHTLRITTRQAFQLHGVIKEDLRPTIARINEAMMDTLAACGDVNRNVLCNPNPVDSRVHETVYQWAVRISEHLLPKTRAYYEVWLGKEKVAGGEDEPIYGATYLPRKFKTAVAVPPLNDVDVFAQDLGFIAIIEGGALVGFNVSVGGGMGATHGDAATYPRLADVVGFIPPEQTLAVAEEVVKIHRDFGDRTNRKHARLKYVLEERGVPWFTAELEKRLGFPLQPARPFAFEHNGDRFGWTEGHDGRWHLTLHLDSGRVADRPGATHLTGLREIARIHTGDFRLTANQNLVIAGVTPEARDAIGALVTAHALDSFRTASPVRRNALACVALPTCGLAMAEAERYLPTFVGRLEDRLRAHGLQDANLLLRITGCPNGCARPYLAEVGLVGKAPGRYNLHLGGDARGQRLSHLYKENIDEDAILAALEPLFEGYARERQPGEGFGDFVVRAGHVPSPAVQPRPA from the coding sequence ATGAGCCACCAGCCCAAGCCACTCTCCGAAGTGGAGCACATCAAGACCCAGAGCCGCCTGCTCCGGGGCAGTCTGGCGGAGAGCCTGGAGGACCCGGTGACGGGCGGCCTCGCCACGCCGGACACCAACCTCATCAAGTTCCACGGCAGCTATCAGCAGGACGACCGCGACGTGCGCGAGGAGCGGCGTCAGCAGAAGCTGGAGCCCGACTACAGCTTCATGCTCCGCACCCGCCTGCCTGGAGGCGTGTGCACACCGGCCCAGTGGCTGGTGATGGACGCGCTGGCACGCGAGCACGCCAACCACACGCTGCGCATCACCACGCGGCAGGCCTTTCAGCTGCACGGCGTCATCAAGGAAGACCTCCGGCCCACCATCGCCCGCATCAACGAAGCGATGATGGACACGCTGGCCGCCTGCGGCGACGTGAACCGCAACGTGCTGTGCAACCCCAATCCGGTGGACTCGCGCGTCCACGAGACGGTGTACCAGTGGGCGGTGCGCATCTCCGAGCACCTGCTGCCGAAGACGCGCGCCTACTACGAAGTCTGGCTGGGGAAGGAGAAGGTGGCCGGCGGTGAGGACGAGCCCATCTACGGCGCCACGTACCTGCCCCGGAAGTTCAAGACCGCCGTGGCGGTGCCGCCCCTCAACGACGTGGATGTCTTCGCGCAGGACCTGGGCTTCATCGCCATCATCGAGGGCGGCGCGCTCGTGGGCTTCAACGTCTCCGTGGGCGGCGGCATGGGCGCCACGCATGGTGACGCGGCCACCTATCCCCGGCTGGCGGACGTCGTCGGCTTCATCCCTCCGGAGCAGACGCTCGCCGTCGCCGAGGAGGTGGTGAAGATTCACCGCGACTTCGGGGACCGCACCAACCGCAAGCACGCGCGCCTGAAGTACGTCCTGGAGGAGCGCGGCGTTCCCTGGTTCACGGCGGAGCTGGAGAAGCGGCTCGGCTTCCCGCTCCAGCCGGCGCGCCCCTTCGCGTTCGAGCACAACGGAGACCGCTTCGGGTGGACGGAGGGCCATGACGGCCGGTGGCATCTGACGCTGCATCTGGACAGCGGCCGCGTGGCGGACCGGCCCGGCGCCACGCACTTGACGGGCCTGCGGGAGATCGCGCGCATCCACACGGGGGACTTCCGGCTCACGGCGAACCAGAACCTCGTCATCGCGGGTGTGACGCCCGAGGCTCGCGACGCCATCGGCGCGCTGGTGACGGCGCACGCGCTGGACAGCTTCCGCACCGCCAGCCCGGTGCGCCGCAACGCGCTGGCGTGCGTGGCGCTGCCGACGTGCGGGCTCGCCATGGCGGAGGCGGAGCGCTACCTGCCCACCTTCGTGGGACGGCTGGAGGACCGGCTGCGGGCGCATGGCCTGCAGGACGCCAACCTGCTGCTCCGCATCACCGGGTGCCCCAACGGCTGCGCGAGACCATACCTGGCGGAGGTGGGACTCGTGGGCAAGGCGCCGGGCCGCTACAACCTGCACCTGGGCGGAGATGCGCGAGGCCAGCGCCTCAGTCATCTCTACAAGGAGAACATCGACGAGGACGCCATCCTCGCCGCGCTGGAGCCATTGTTCGAAGGCTACGCACGCGAACGTCAGCCCGGTGAAGGCTTTGGCGACTTCGTGGTGCGCGCGGGCCACGTCCCCAGCCCAGCCGTTCAGCCTCGGCCGGCCTGA
- a CDS encoding class I SAM-dependent methyltransferase has protein sequence MPSPTESSSHPRRFHAESLIHIHRHLLASLGAGPVTIEVPDPDLGRGCYPGERVGPSGALLHRPLRSWCDLAEGLACRLLTPRAVDATHISLTFERLGPEAPWHAGGKADEVVSPQERYGAASAFARLRKLEDAGFLLPWLEALGRIRLPESGRVLDLGVNRGDELAAFSWLEESPDARFVGVDHSASAIEEARARFPDARHRFVVADLNALPEDLGRFHLVVSVGTLQSPGVDDHALLRKLVQEHLEPSSALLLGFPNSRFRDGEVVYGARVRNLREPDLSLLVKDLSFYRRYLHQHGFRTFLGGKYDLLLTAVRAAGD, from the coding sequence ATGCCGAGCCCCACCGAGTCCTCCTCGCATCCTCGCCGCTTCCATGCCGAGTCCCTGATCCACATCCATCGGCACTTGCTGGCGTCGCTCGGTGCGGGGCCCGTCACCATCGAGGTGCCAGACCCGGACCTGGGCAGGGGGTGTTACCCCGGCGAGCGTGTGGGCCCGTCTGGCGCGCTGCTCCATCGGCCCCTGCGCAGTTGGTGCGACCTGGCGGAGGGGCTCGCGTGCCGGCTGCTGACGCCCCGCGCGGTGGATGCGACGCACATCTCGCTGACCTTCGAGCGACTGGGGCCCGAGGCGCCCTGGCACGCGGGGGGCAAGGCGGACGAAGTGGTGTCACCGCAAGAACGCTACGGCGCGGCCTCCGCGTTCGCGCGCCTGCGCAAGCTGGAGGACGCGGGCTTCCTGTTGCCCTGGCTCGAAGCGCTTGGGCGCATCCGGTTGCCGGAGTCAGGCCGCGTGCTCGACCTGGGCGTCAATCGCGGGGATGAACTGGCGGCGTTCTCGTGGCTCGAGGAAAGCCCGGACGCGCGCTTCGTGGGGGTGGACCACAGCGCCAGCGCCATCGAAGAGGCGCGCGCTCGCTTCCCCGATGCCCGGCATCGCTTTGTCGTCGCCGACCTCAATGCGCTGCCGGAGGACCTGGGACGCTTCCACCTGGTGGTGTCCGTAGGCACGCTGCAGAGCCCCGGTGTGGACGACCATGCGCTGCTGCGCAAGCTCGTGCAGGAGCACCTGGAGCCGAGCTCGGCGCTGCTGCTGGGCTTTCCCAACTCCCGCTTCCGGGATGGCGAGGTCGTCTATGGCGCGCGGGTGCGGAACCTGCGCGAGCCTGACCTGTCGCTGCTGGTGAAGGACCTGTCCTTCTACCGCCGCTATCTGCACCAGCACGGCTTCCGCACGTTCCTGGGCGGCAAGTACGACCTGCTCCTCACGGCGGTGCGGGCCGCGGGCGATTGA
- a CDS encoding transglycosylase SLT domain-containing protein, with product MKTHSVRSGDTLNALARKYNTSVSALAQANNITDPNKIRAGQKLTIPDTFESAPTRGGDTTGSGTANRSAGGDNFTPAATTTRAANGQVRDDDGRQFPTSRDGTPLYKQGDAQWGSRRLGTGSSLSAAGCAMTATAMAVSKITGKTINPGEMDAYLDRNNGYSGNALKWGSAAAMGGLGAAKQAWNLDTINRQVDAGRPVVVGVDYKAGSGGGSNGTDHWITITGRGTQNGKPVYYANDPATGKEITLNVQGNRLSGGPQGYKTTGELVTFSGGNPRPGNTNGGGGTGGVGSQPPPTSGGSVKGMKLPAGDLEKGARGPAVEQLQQALVKGGYMTQAEMNTGPGVFGPRTESALKEFQAANNVKNTGYYGPLTRAAFSKLGATVASGAGATNGTGGTGGTQGTGNAGPAKGNNDLSGFSSNKYDNLINEMSQKYNVPARLIKAVIQQESTFNPNAKSGAGAVGLMQLMPATARELGVTNRTDPRQSIEGGTKYLSQQLKRFNGDVRLALAAYNAGAGNVNKYGGVPPFKETQDYVRKITGWYNGAGPA from the coding sequence GTGAAGACCCATTCCGTTCGCAGTGGCGACACCCTGAACGCGCTGGCCCGCAAGTACAACACGTCCGTCTCAGCGTTGGCCCAGGCCAACAACATCACGGACCCGAACAAGATTCGTGCGGGCCAGAAGCTGACCATTCCGGACACGTTCGAGAGCGCGCCCACGCGGGGAGGGGACACCACGGGTTCCGGCACGGCCAACCGTTCGGCGGGCGGCGACAACTTCACCCCCGCGGCGACGACGACGCGCGCCGCCAACGGTCAGGTTCGCGACGACGACGGCCGGCAGTTCCCCACGTCCCGTGACGGCACGCCGCTCTACAAGCAGGGCGACGCGCAGTGGGGCTCGCGGCGGCTGGGCACCGGTTCGAGCCTGTCAGCGGCGGGTTGTGCCATGACGGCCACCGCCATGGCCGTGAGCAAGATCACCGGGAAGACCATCAACCCAGGGGAGATGGACGCGTACCTGGACCGCAACAACGGCTACTCGGGCAACGCGCTCAAGTGGGGCTCGGCGGCGGCCATGGGCGGCCTGGGCGCCGCGAAGCAGGCGTGGAACCTGGACACCATCAACCGGCAGGTCGACGCGGGCCGGCCGGTGGTCGTGGGCGTGGACTACAAGGCGGGCAGCGGTGGTGGCTCGAACGGCACCGACCACTGGATCACCATCACCGGCCGTGGCACGCAGAACGGCAAGCCCGTCTACTACGCGAACGACCCGGCCACGGGGAAGGAGATCACCCTCAACGTCCAGGGCAACCGTCTGTCGGGCGGCCCCCAGGGCTACAAGACGACGGGTGAGCTGGTGACCTTCTCGGGCGGCAACCCGCGTCCGGGCAACACGAATGGCGGTGGTGGCACGGGCGGCGTGGGCTCCCAGCCGCCGCCGACCTCGGGCGGCTCGGTGAAGGGCATGAAGTTGCCCGCGGGTGACCTGGAGAAGGGCGCGCGCGGCCCAGCGGTGGAGCAGCTCCAGCAGGCGCTGGTGAAGGGCGGCTACATGACCCAGGCCGAGATGAACACGGGCCCGGGCGTCTTCGGTCCTCGCACGGAATCGGCGCTCAAGGAGTTCCAGGCCGCCAACAACGTGAAGAACACGGGCTACTACGGTCCGCTGACGCGCGCGGCGTTCTCCAAGCTTGGCGCCACCGTGGCCAGCGGTGCCGGCGCCACCAACGGCACGGGTGGAACGGGCGGTACGCAGGGCACGGGCAACGCGGGCCCCGCGAAGGGCAACAACGATCTGAGCGGCTTCTCGTCGAACAAGTACGACAACCTCATCAACGAGATGTCGCAGAAGTACAACGTGCCCGCGCGCCTCATCAAGGCGGTCATCCAGCAGGAGTCCACCTTCAACCCGAACGCGAAGTCGGGCGCGGGCGCGGTGGGCCTGATGCAGCTCATGCCGGCCACCGCGCGCGAGCTGGGCGTCACCAACCGTACGGACCCGCGCCAGAGCATCGAGGGTGGCACCAAGTACCTCTCGCAGCAGCTCAAGCGCTTCAACGGTGACGTGCGGCTGGCGCTCGCCGCCTACAACGCGGGCGCGGGCAACGTGAACAAGTATGGCGGCGTGCCTCCGTTCAAGGAGACGCAGGACTACGTGCGGAAGATCACCGGCTGGTACAACGGCGCCGGCCCCGCGTAG
- the gspC gene encoding type II secretion system protein GspC has product MLLLASTTNLLVEFAFTPRISNMRDEKALPTEAASRPRAALEGSRLARLTGLSLDQSPEPAPPSGGGTAMNTSLRLKLLGTLVAHDSQWSLASVEDLDAKRIRSVMTGDDLQGARVVSIERERITFLVDGREEFIRADRHGGVSPAPFLTNAAPAQTGVRAVGEHTYEVSRRAVEDALSNMDGLLAQARVVPSFRDGKPQGFKVFSIKKGSLYEQLGIQSGDVLRRINGVSLDAPDRALEAFMLLRGASHLELDIERGGSPVRKVYDVR; this is encoded by the coding sequence ATGCTGCTCCTGGCGAGCACGACCAACCTGCTCGTGGAGTTCGCATTCACGCCACGCATTTCAAACATGCGGGATGAGAAAGCCTTGCCGACAGAGGCTGCCTCACGCCCTCGCGCGGCATTGGAAGGCAGTCGTCTGGCAAGACTCACAGGACTTTCCCTCGACCAATCGCCGGAGCCGGCGCCGCCCTCGGGTGGCGGCACGGCCATGAACACGTCCCTGCGGCTGAAGCTGCTCGGCACCCTGGTGGCGCATGACTCGCAGTGGTCGCTCGCCTCGGTCGAGGACCTCGACGCGAAGCGCATCCGCAGCGTGATGACCGGTGACGACCTGCAGGGCGCTCGCGTCGTCTCCATCGAGCGCGAGCGCATCACCTTCCTGGTGGACGGCCGGGAGGAGTTCATCCGCGCCGACCGCCACGGCGGCGTCTCACCCGCGCCCTTCCTGACGAACGCCGCGCCCGCGCAGACGGGCGTCCGCGCGGTGGGTGAGCACACCTATGAGGTGTCCCGCCGCGCTGTCGAAGACGCGCTTTCCAATATGGACGGCCTGCTCGCCCAGGCCCGGGTGGTGCCGTCCTTCCGAGACGGCAAGCCCCAGGGCTTCAAGGTCTTCTCCATCAAGAAAGGCTCCCTCTACGAGCAGCTCGGCATCCAGTCTGGTGACGTGCTCCGGCGCATCAATGGCGTCTCGCTCGACGCGCCCGACAGAGCCCTGGAGGCCTTCATGCTGCTACGGGGCGCTTCGCACCTCGAGCTCGACATCGAGCGCGGAGGGAGCCCGGTCCGCAAGGTGTACGACGTGAGGTGA
- a CDS encoding NAD-dependent protein deacetylase, with protein MTAPHDALPVPSLAPSMEALVSLLSRRSTVVLTGAGCSTESGIPDYRGPGTRARARNPIQHREFLTRPEARARYWARSLRGWPRFSSARPNAAHAALAELEQAGHVRGLITQNVDGLHHAAGSSRVIELHGALAKVRCLACGAQEAREALQARLLSLNPGFSLEVLELRPDGDADLTSEQLSSFQVPACLVCGGTLKPDVVFFGDNVPVPTVASAFALLEEGDALLVVGSSLAIFSGYRFLVRASERRMPIAILNLGECRGVELADVHLEARAGDALPRLAAALVRS; from the coding sequence ATGACTGCCCCGCACGATGCCCTGCCTGTTCCCAGCCTTGCTCCGAGCATGGAGGCGCTGGTCTCATTGCTCTCGCGCCGCAGCACGGTGGTGCTCACCGGGGCGGGGTGCAGCACCGAGTCAGGCATCCCCGACTATCGGGGGCCCGGGACGCGGGCGCGGGCGCGCAATCCCATTCAGCATCGCGAGTTCCTCACGCGCCCCGAGGCCCGGGCGCGCTACTGGGCGCGAAGCCTGAGGGGCTGGCCGCGCTTCTCCTCGGCCCGGCCCAACGCGGCGCACGCGGCGCTGGCGGAGCTGGAGCAGGCGGGCCATGTCCGAGGCCTCATCACCCAGAACGTGGACGGGCTGCACCATGCCGCTGGCAGCTCGCGGGTGATTGAGCTGCATGGCGCACTGGCCAAGGTCCGGTGCCTCGCGTGCGGCGCGCAGGAGGCGCGCGAGGCGTTGCAGGCGCGGCTGCTGTCGCTCAACCCTGGCTTCTCCCTCGAGGTGCTGGAGCTGCGTCCGGACGGTGACGCGGACCTGACCTCCGAGCAGCTGTCGTCCTTCCAGGTCCCTGCGTGCCTGGTGTGTGGTGGAACGCTCAAGCCAGACGTCGTCTTCTTCGGCGACAACGTGCCGGTTCCCACCGTGGCGTCGGCGTTCGCCCTGTTGGAGGAGGGCGACGCGCTGCTGGTGGTGGGCTCCTCGCTGGCCATCTTCTCCGGCTACCGCTTCCTGGTGCGCGCGTCCGAGCGCCGCATGCCCATCGCCATCCTCAACCTGGGGGAGTGCCGGGGCGTGGAGCTCGCGGACGTGCACCTGGAGGCGCGGGCAGGGGATGCGCTTCCCCGGCTCGCGGCGGCACTGGTCCGGAGCTGA
- a CDS encoding AbrB family transcriptional regulator, which translates to MTNDSAPGRRSRRVVAVTVATLLAAGLAELAHLPAGALLGAMVVSIAASLTLSVHVPVPRRGLLVAHSVLGGALCSSFSPEAWSALADSWAVSLGAVVGVVAVAQGVAWVCAKLGYLDSRTATLGLMPGGASAMVALSDELGADARLVTLFQFMRLCIVILVAVVVGRWVGDTPDVAVARAADLPGSPPPLWAWLTTAGVSAVGSFLGLRLKLPAGAFLGPVLLGIPLTALGLPVGAWPPGLLPLGLWVLGVRVGSQFDASAVQDLKRVAHVALAASVGMVVGCLLLAWGWSAATGVDLLTTYFATSPGGADSVLAIALGTRATLSVVLAVQVGRLLLIFLVAPTFLRRLSSARSA; encoded by the coding sequence ATGACGAACGACTCCGCGCCTGGACGCCGCTCACGCCGCGTGGTGGCCGTCACCGTGGCGACGCTGCTCGCCGCTGGACTCGCGGAGCTTGCCCACCTGCCTGCCGGGGCGTTGCTGGGGGCGATGGTGGTGTCCATCGCCGCGTCGCTGACGCTGTCCGTGCACGTCCCGGTGCCGCGCCGGGGGCTGCTGGTGGCGCATTCGGTGCTGGGGGGCGCGCTGTGTTCGTCCTTCTCTCCGGAGGCCTGGAGCGCGCTCGCGGACAGCTGGGCCGTGTCACTGGGCGCCGTGGTGGGCGTGGTGGCCGTGGCGCAGGGCGTGGCGTGGGTGTGCGCGAAGCTGGGCTACCTGGACTCGCGCACCGCCACCTTGGGGCTGATGCCGGGCGGCGCGTCCGCGATGGTGGCGCTGAGCGATGAGCTGGGCGCGGACGCCCGGCTGGTGACGCTCTTCCAGTTCATGCGCCTGTGCATCGTGATTCTCGTGGCCGTGGTGGTGGGGCGGTGGGTGGGGGATACGCCGGATGTGGCAGTGGCCCGCGCGGCGGACCTGCCGGGCTCGCCGCCACCGCTGTGGGCATGGCTGACGACGGCGGGAGTGTCCGCGGTGGGCAGTTTCCTGGGGCTGCGCTTGAAGCTGCCGGCTGGTGCCTTCCTGGGGCCTGTGTTGCTGGGCATCCCCCTCACGGCGCTGGGCCTGCCGGTGGGCGCGTGGCCCCCGGGCCTCCTCCCGTTGGGCCTGTGGGTGCTGGGCGTGCGCGTGGGCAGCCAGTTCGATGCCTCGGCGGTGCAGGATCTGAAGCGCGTCGCTCACGTCGCACTGGCGGCCTCGGTGGGGATGGTGGTGGGGTGTCTGCTGCTGGCGTGGGGCTGGTCCGCCGCCACGGGCGTGGACCTGCTCACCACCTACTTCGCGACGTCTCCAGGCGGCGCTGACTCCGTGCTGGCCATCGCGCTGGGCACGCGTGCCACTTTGTCCGTCGTGCTGGCGGTCCAGGTGGGACGGCTGCTCTTGATCTTCCTCGTCGCACCGACGTTCCTGCGCAGGCTGTCTTCCGCCCGGAGCGCGTGA